The DNA window CGCGTACTTCCAGATGCCCTGTAAAGTAAATTGCTCTGGTAAGATCGTTTGACATACTCAGGTCTCTGTCAGGTACATCACCCACATCAAAAACATACGATTGGCAGGAGGCATCATGCAGGCAAGGTGTAGATTTCCGCTTCTGAGgagtgttttccattttgtcatGCTTCGACGTTGCCGGGTACATGATCCAGAACTGGTTGACTGTCCCTGTCCGCAGCACGTCCATAATTTTGGCACTGAACAGCATGAAGCAAACGGTTGCCCAAAGTTTCGACTGGCGCAATTTCTGCACATACCGTAGCTTGCTCTTCTTGATCATCACCTCCAGCATCATGTTGAAGTAGGTAATGCCCTGGAGACGTAAGTGTACTTTCGGTAGTTTTGGAACTAGTGCCGCACTAACGACACCTGGTACACCCATCAGCCAGTAGTAGTGCAGCTTGCCGAATAGTGTACTATACCGTGAGAGaggaattatttgtttttatggtttttgatacacaaaacaaaactaagcgTTCGTATTCCTACTAGAATAGACATTGTAGCGTCAGGCCGGTGATTGCTTCGATGTAGGTTTTGAACGAAATCGACACATAGCCCAGGATGTGGTTTCTCCAGTATTCCGCCGTATAGCCACCACCCTTCACCAGCGGCGGGATCTGATACGATGTGGAAAGAATGCGTCAAGTTTCTAGATTGGTTGATTGGCTCGGTTGGTTGATGTTGGGATCGCTTACCACCAGCAGTGATAGATACAGTTTGTAGCTGCCGGGTAGCAATGTTTTCGTAATGCCTACGAACGATTGCCAACAGGTGGCATACTCCGGATGGCACAGATCACGACAGGAGCGGCCCGCCGTCACTTGATAGAAGCACTTGCTCAGCTCGGACATGATTTGGTTTCTTCGGCACACTATACACGCGTCCTAAACCATCGGCTTGTCACGTTCAAATGGCTATACGTTCTTGCTGCGTACATGGCACACGGGTTAGAAATTATGCACGAAAGGTCATTGACGTGGAGTTATTCCAGGTGGAGCTCATGCGGACATGGTTGTAGCGCATAAAACACCGATGGCCAGTGCTTTCGTTCCTAACTTGACACACAGATGGCGCTAGTAGGTCTATTATTTCATTGAAGAAAACAGCTTATAAAGGACATTCTTTGGCTAGCAAAACATATTACACAACTAACACTCATCAAACTTTGCTTGGATATACAAAACTATGTCACATTCTATACACatctagctttttttttaaccatttgcagtaaaaattaaaagttaatCCAAACCACGTTAAATAGTGTAAATAAGAACCAAACATGGCAGCATCCCATTCAACACGACCACATCAATGTGAGGTTAAGAATCGAGCAGCGAAATTCTCTGATGCGGTTCGGGAGCTAGGAAGGATAATAAGCTATATTAAGCAAGGGATTCTTTTTCcattaatttcaattcaaacacTTACGCATAGTTGGAACAGATGTCGATAAATTTTAGGGCAAACTTAGACATCGCCCACGGGTAGTAGGCACGGGAGTACGTAACATAGCACATCGATACGAT is part of the Anopheles funestus chromosome X, idAnoFuneDA-416_04, whole genome shotgun sequence genome and encodes:
- the LOC125767275 gene encoding uncharacterized protein LOC125767275, with product MSELSKCFYQVTAGRSCRDLCHPEYATCWQSFVGITKTLLPGSYKLYLSLLVIPPLVKGGGYTAEYWRNHILGYVSISFKTYIEAITGLTLQCLFYTLFGKLHYYWLMGVPGVVSAALVPKLPKVHLRLQGITYFNMMLEVMIKKSKLRYVQKLRQSKLWATVCFMLFSAKIMDVLRTGTVNQFWIMYPATSKHDKMENTPQKRKSTPCLHDASCQSYVFDGIWKYALTGFTIEAARALVSKGSLMYGEPSRFLLELRKAIGLELPLFLASYVGSFRCISCWLAHHTGSERSGHARLAGLLSGVSYLIYPKYQIFTLGFTKLLEMSWEHHLNTSKEKSGWLKLLQRIPFLRIVHMLSIGYMYHALVFHSHLSPPFNAKCVNYCSGFRVERIKRRLVSWMLEHSWSAVRQ